In the genome of Triticum urartu cultivar G1812 chromosome 5, Tu2.1, whole genome shotgun sequence, one region contains:
- the LOC125507964 gene encoding UDP-glucuronate:xylan alpha-glucuronosyltransferase 1-like, producing MAGFACAHAEKRHRLDRTLNGLSLSKKGYVGSCCAKDKPFSFSALLFPQGLSGKMLYVKLVLLILMCGSFMGLLHSPSIHHGGDERSTQSPEMSTVMRTSDADEPDSGYTSDLRVHWSSVSMAVQRVAREGDGGLRVGILNFDGDEMDQWRALLPAAAAVHLDRVASNVTWAHLYPEWIDEEELYHAPACPDLPEPSPAPEGGYDVVAVKLPCSGAAGWSKDVPRLHLQLAAARLAAGRSEEHGRRAAAHVIVVSRCFPAPNLFRCKDEVMRDGDVWLYRPDMGELRQKLALPVGSCKLAMPLRALGEPYVSAAPRREAYATILHSEQLYACGAMVAAQSIRMAGSDRDMVALVDETISERHRSALAAAGWKVRTIRRIRNPRASRDAYNEWNYSKFWLWTLTEYDRVVFLDADLLVQRPMEPLFAMPEVSATGNHGTVFNSGVMVVEPCNCTFRLLMDHIADIQSYNGGDQGYLNEVFSWWHRLPSRANYMKHFWEGDTAERAAAKRRVLAADPPAVLAVHFVGMKPWFCFRDYDCNWNAPELRQFASDEAHARWWTAHDAMPPRLQGFCLLDERQKALLRWDVAEARKANFSDGHWRDRIADPRKTICAGAGAGVEGCRRREIQGRRVEGNRVTTSYAKLIDNF from the exons ATGGCAGGTTTTGCTTGTGCTCATGCAGAGAAGAGGCATCGCCTGGATAGAACTTT GAACGGTCTTAGTCTTAGCAAGAAGGGCTACGTGGGAAGCTGTTGCGCCAAGGACAAGCCGTTTAGCTTCAGCGCCCTGTTATTTCCTCAAGGTTTGAGCGGCAAGATGCTCTACGTGAAGCTTGTCCTCCTCATCCTCATGTGCGGCTCCTTCATGGGCCTCCTCCACTCGCCGTCGATCCACCATGGTGGCGACGAGCGCAGCACACA GTCGCCTGAGATGTCAACGGTGATGCGGACGTCCGACGCCGACGAGCCGGACTCCGGTTACACGTCGGACCTGAGGGTCCACTGGTCGAGCGTCTCCATGGCGGTGCAACGGGTCGCTCGAGAAGGAGACGGTGGACTGCGCGTGGGGATCCTGAACTTCGACGGCGATGAGATGGACCAATGGAGGGCGCTGCTGCCGGCGGCCGCCGCGGTGCACCTGGACCGCGTCGCGAGCAACGTCACCTGGGCGCATCTTTACCCGGAGTGGATCGACGAGGAGGAGCTGTACCACGCGCCGGCGTGCCCGGACCTGCCGGAGCCGTCACCGGCCCCGGAGGGAGGGTACGACGTCGTCGCCGTGAAGCTCCCGTGCAGTGGCGCGGCGGGCTGGTCCAAGGACGTGCCGCGGCTGCACCTGCAGCTGGCCGCGGCGCGGCTCGCCGCGGGCCGGTCGGAGGAGCATGGCCGGCGCGCGGCGGCGCACGTGATCGTCGTCAGCCGGTGTTTCCCGGCCCCGAACCTGTTCAGGTGCAAGGACGAGGTCATGCGTGACGGCGACGTGTGGCTGTACCGGCCGGACATGGGCGAGCTCCGGCAGAAGCTCGCCCTACCCGTCGGATCCTGCAAGCTCGCCATGCCGCTCAGAGCGCTCG GGGAGCCGTACGTGTCTGCGGCGCCGCGGCGAGAGGCGTACGCGACGATCCTCCACTCGGAGCAGCTGTACGCGTGCGGCGCCATGGTGGCGGCGCAGAGCATCCGGATGGCGGGGTCGGACCGGGACATGGTGGCGCTGGTGGACGAGACCATCAGCGAGCGGCACCGGAGCGCGCTGGCGGCGGCCGGGTGGAAGGTGCGGACGATCCGGCGGATCCGGAACCCGCGCGCGTCGCGGGACGCCTACAACGAGTGGAACTACAGCAAGTTCTGGCTGTGGACGCTCACCGAGTACGACCGGGTGGTGTTCCTCGACGCCGACCTGCTGGTGCAGCGCCCCATGGAGCCGCTCTTCGCCATGCCGGAGGTGAGCGCCACGGGGAACCACGGCACGGTCTTCAACTCGGGCGTCATGGTGGTGGAGCCCTGCAACTGCACCTTCCGCCTGCTCATGGACCACATCGCCGACATCCAGTCCTACAACGGCGGCGACCAGGGGTACCTCAACGAGGTCTTCTCCTGGTGGCACCGCCTGCCGTCGCGCGCAAACTACATGAAGCATTTCTGGGAGGGCGACACCGCCGAGCGCGCCGCCGCCAAGCGCCGCGTCCTCGCCGCCGACCCGCCCGCCGTCCTCGCCGTGCACTTCGTCGGGATGAAGCCGTGGTTCTGCTTCAGGGACTACGATTGCAACTGGAACGCGCCCGAGCTCAGGCAGTTCGCCAGCGACGAGGCGCACGCGCGATGGTGGACCGCGCACGACGCCATGCCGCCGCGCCTCCAGGGCTTCTGCCTCCTCGACGAGAGGCAGAAGGCGCTGCTGCGGTGGGACGTAGCCGAGGCCAGGAAGGCCAACTTCTCCGACGGCCACTGGAGGGACAGGATCGCCGATCCCCGCAAGACCATctgcgccggcgccggcgccggcgtgGAGGGGTGCCGCAGGAGGGAGATCCAGGGCAGGCGGGTGGAAGGGAACAGGGTCACCACGTCGTACGCCAAACTCATTGACAACTTCTGA